A genomic stretch from Chitinophagales bacterium includes:
- a CDS encoding T9SS type A sorting domain-containing protein produces the protein MKKMILIALFAVTQYLTGTTVWAQAPSITSLSNSTLAQAGRLKITGKNFGATQGTSYVTIGGFSAPVSNWTATSITAYVPDSSPLGVDQVQVVTSTGSSNTQPLTVTKRVVNGRVLWRFQVQDLYIQGRPGIGPDGTIYTLSINGHLFALTPDGGVKWIFNVVYGSVQSVSVGNDGTIYFAGLNVIYAINPDGTLKWKVTDPSGSLVDVGPTVGPDGNIYAVTDDAGLQGGLGAISISPAGNIIWNIPGFVHANGEAGQTKEVVFGSGQLYFEMNNINNNTNGLQAVTLGGNIQWTQPGTGQPAVAPDGTVYVISAYLTNSYAQISSYDPQGNLIHNYFGNGTTNLTYPDVGSDGNFYVGQNLSTLMAVKPSGDIKWQIAESGILGGPIVSNGNTLVAVGGYNIGFPGYVTAASTAGSTVWTVNLPFENGGSVRPMSRPRFSTNDSMVYVGMDVNDGAQDVYTYLYAFNAGPAICTAPTVSVSANGATSFCKGGNVLLSASASAGVTYQWTKNNVAISGATNATYSATTTGTYALNVTNSCGSTTSNSINVTSNKKPDATVTPSGIVNICAGQTTTLTANTGNNLSYQWIRNGTNISGATNSTYSAATAGKYKVAVTNTATGCTKNSAVTTIYITCKEAIPGGSLELQVYPNPTNDAFNLQLNDGNTYEIQISDASGRILKSYHQVKSSLLFGNDLVPGMYFLKVSSDDSLVKIIKIMKTEL, from the coding sequence GTGAAAAAAATGATCCTTATAGCATTATTTGCCGTTACTCAATACTTAACCGGTACGACAGTTTGGGCACAGGCTCCGTCAATTACTTCCTTATCAAACAGCACATTGGCACAGGCCGGAAGGCTGAAGATAACTGGCAAAAACTTCGGTGCTACCCAAGGCACCAGCTATGTAACCATTGGCGGATTTAGTGCTCCGGTAAGTAATTGGACTGCTACCTCTATCACTGCTTATGTTCCCGACTCATCACCTTTGGGGGTTGACCAGGTACAGGTGGTTACATCCACTGGCTCCAGTAACACCCAGCCTCTCACCGTCACTAAACGTGTAGTGAACGGACGTGTGTTATGGCGATTCCAGGTACAAGATCTGTACATCCAGGGTCGCCCGGGCATTGGTCCCGATGGAACCATTTATACCCTCAGTATCAACGGTCATCTCTTTGCTCTAACGCCTGATGGTGGTGTAAAGTGGATCTTTAATGTAGTATATGGAAGCGTTCAATCTGTATCTGTAGGTAATGATGGCACTATCTACTTTGCAGGCTTAAATGTGATATATGCCATTAACCCGGATGGAACCTTGAAATGGAAAGTAACGGACCCCTCCGGCTCACTGGTTGACGTAGGACCTACTGTAGGACCTGACGGGAACATCTATGCTGTCACGGATGATGCAGGTTTGCAAGGCGGACTTGGTGCTATTTCTATCTCACCCGCGGGGAATATCATTTGGAATATCCCCGGTTTCGTGCATGCAAACGGAGAGGCTGGTCAAACCAAGGAGGTTGTATTCGGGTCGGGGCAACTCTATTTCGAAATGAACAATATAAACAACAATACCAACGGCCTTCAGGCAGTCACTCTTGGTGGTAATATACAGTGGACACAGCCGGGCACAGGGCAACCTGCAGTGGCGCCTGATGGTACTGTTTATGTGATATCTGCTTACCTGACGAATAGTTATGCCCAGATCAGCAGCTATGATCCCCAGGGAAATCTTATACATAATTATTTCGGAAACGGCACTACCAATTTAACCTACCCTGACGTAGGTTCGGATGGTAATTTCTATGTAGGTCAAAACTTATCGACCTTAATGGCAGTAAAACCAAGCGGTGATATTAAGTGGCAGATTGCAGAGAGTGGCATTTTAGGAGGACCTATTGTTAGTAATGGAAACACACTAGTGGCCGTTGGGGGTTATAATATCGGTTTCCCGGGATATGTTACGGCTGCGAGCACTGCAGGTTCCACCGTTTGGACCGTAAATTTGCCATTTGAGAACGGCGGTTCTGTAAGGCCTATGTCGCGCCCCCGCTTTTCTACAAACGATTCGATGGTTTACGTGGGCATGGATGTGAATGATGGAGCTCAGGATGTATATACGTATCTCTATGCTTTCAATGCCGGTCCTGCAATCTGTACGGCTCCCACGGTTTCAGTTTCAGCAAATGGAGCAACATCTTTTTGCAAAGGCGGAAACGTACTGCTTAGTGCATCAGCCAGTGCAGGCGTAACCTACCAGTGGACAAAAAATAATGTAGCTATTTCGGGAGCAACAAATGCAACCTACTCTGCAACTACAACCGGTACTTATGCATTGAATGTTACTAACTCTTGCGGAAGTACAACTTCTAATTCTATTAATGTCACTTCCAATAAGAAGCCGGACGCAACGGTTACACCTTCTGGAATCGTGAATATATGCGCAGGGCAAACAACTACGCTTACAGCTAACACAGGAAATAACCTTTCTTACCAATGGATCAGAAACGGTACAAACATATCGGGCGCTACCAATAGTACTTACAGTGCAGCAACAGCAGGCAAATACAAAGTGGCTGTAACAAATACCGCCACTGGCTGTACTAAAAATTCTGCAGTAACTACCATCTATATTACCTGTAAAGAAGCGATACCTGGTGGGAGTCTGGAATTGCAGGTTTATCCTAATCCCACTAATGATGCATTTAATTTGCAGTTGAATGATGGTAATACTTACGAGATCCAAATCAGCGATGCGTCTGGCAGAATATTGAAAAGTTATCACCAGGTAAAAAGCAGTTTATTATTTGGAAATGATCTGGTACCTGGAATGTATTTCCTTAAGGTAAGTTCAGACGATAGCCTTGTTAAAATTATTAAGATAATGAAGACAGAATTATAA
- a CDS encoding molybdopterin-dependent oxidoreductase yields MDKDPNLIIHTTNPVNAEPPLSKLRENFITPYEEFYIRNHGEIPEIDVSAFRLKINGMVNHELEFTMESLRNNFTRRTVMATLQCAGNRRTELISVAPIPGEVPWKEGAIGNTYWTGVPLNEILRACGVSPAARYIEFIGADEVFRHGENVGFGASISIEKAMSEEVLLAYEMDGKPLPPTHGFPLRAVVPGYIGARSVKWLNQITLQAEPSKNYFQDHAYRLFPPEADADTVDWNSGVQLSELNVNCAITSPLNNAELDNGKITVQGWAIGNGGKEILRVEVSTNSGQTWTIASLSQGGERYAWTFWETKLKLENGAHEIIARAIDMELNTQPEDLKDVWNFKGYMNNAWHRVKITVKANG; encoded by the coding sequence ATGGATAAAGATCCAAATCTTATAATTCACACAACCAACCCTGTAAATGCGGAGCCGCCGTTGAGCAAGCTGCGTGAAAATTTTATAACACCCTACGAAGAATTCTACATACGCAACCATGGTGAAATACCTGAAATTGATGTTTCTGCTTTTCGATTAAAGATAAATGGTATGGTAAATCACGAATTAGAGTTCACGATGGAAAGCCTGAGGAACAACTTCACAAGACGCACTGTAATGGCAACTTTGCAATGCGCAGGAAATCGCCGGACTGAATTGATTTCTGTTGCACCGATCCCTGGTGAAGTGCCATGGAAAGAAGGCGCTATTGGAAATACCTACTGGACTGGCGTACCGTTAAATGAAATTTTAAGAGCGTGTGGTGTAAGCCCTGCTGCACGCTATATAGAATTTATAGGTGCTGATGAAGTATTCCGGCATGGAGAGAATGTGGGCTTTGGTGCTTCCATTTCTATAGAGAAAGCTATGAGTGAAGAAGTGCTGCTTGCTTATGAAATGGATGGCAAGCCATTACCACCGACTCATGGTTTTCCATTGCGTGCTGTAGTTCCCGGATATATTGGTGCCCGAAGTGTAAAATGGCTCAACCAGATCACCTTGCAAGCTGAGCCTTCCAAAAATTATTTTCAGGATCATGCTTATCGATTATTTCCGCCGGAAGCAGATGCAGATACCGTGGATTGGAATTCCGGGGTACAGTTAAGTGAGCTGAATGTAAATTGCGCCATCACTTCACCTCTAAACAATGCAGAACTTGATAATGGGAAGATAACGGTACAAGGATGGGCGATAGGTAATGGAGGAAAAGAAATCTTGCGAGTTGAAGTTTCAACAAACAGCGGTCAAACCTGGACCATCGCGTCACTTTCGCAAGGAGGGGAACGGTATGCGTGGACGTTTTGGGAAACGAAGTTGAAATTAGAAAATGGAGCACACGAAATTATAGCCCGTGCTATTGATATGGAATTAAATACTCAGCCAGAGGATTTAAAAGACGTTTGGAATTTTAAAGGATATATGAATAATGCCTGGCACCGGGTAAAGATAACCGTAAAAGCAAACGGTTAA
- a CDS encoding UbiA prenyltransferase family protein, which produces MPVYWFALLNIHVDIFKAILVFIVLHFLVYPASNGYNSYCDKDEKSIGGLKHPPKVSVELWYLVIVFDIASIGTAAFIDIRFALMIFIYLMVSKAYSWHKIRLKKFPVSGAITVTLFQGLFTYLAVQAGAGNLNIPIGENLVFGMVSTLFLLGSYPVTQIYQHEEDRIHGDRTLSMLLGINGTFVFASLIFFIASLILVALFYFEKQWISTLIYLLAILPVNIYFLRWYYEFRKGKEVISFDRTMTLNMLSSVTLSAAFILMLILR; this is translated from the coding sequence ATGCCGGTTTATTGGTTTGCATTGCTTAATATTCATGTGGATATTTTTAAAGCGATCCTGGTTTTTATAGTGTTACATTTTTTAGTTTATCCTGCCAGCAATGGATACAACAGCTATTGTGACAAGGACGAAAAAAGTATAGGAGGCTTGAAGCATCCGCCGAAAGTGTCCGTTGAACTTTGGTATCTGGTCATTGTTTTTGATATCGCTTCAATTGGTACTGCAGCCTTTATTGATATCCGCTTTGCGCTTATGATTTTTATATACCTCATGGTTTCAAAAGCATATAGCTGGCATAAAATACGGTTAAAAAAATTTCCTGTTTCAGGAGCAATAACAGTTACTTTATTTCAGGGATTATTTACCTACCTGGCTGTTCAGGCTGGAGCTGGAAACTTAAATATCCCTATAGGTGAAAACTTAGTATTCGGAATGGTAAGCACGCTCTTTTTGCTTGGTTCCTATCCGGTAACTCAAATTTATCAGCATGAAGAAGATCGTATTCATGGAGACAGAACACTCAGTATGTTGCTTGGTATCAATGGAACATTTGTATTTGCTTCCCTTATTTTTTTCATTGCATCATTAATTCTTGTTGCATTATTTTATTTCGAAAAGCAATGGATTTCAACTCTCATTTATTTGCTTGCTATACTTCCGGTCAATATTTATTTTCTAAGGTGGTATTATGAATTCAGGAAAGGAAAAGAGGTAATCTCGTTTGACCGCACCATGACGCTGAATATGCTAAGCTCGGTAACTCTTTCCGCAGCATTTATACTTATGCTGATATTGAGATAG
- a CDS encoding homogentisate 1,2-dioxygenase translates to MPYYHKLGSIPPKRHTQFRKPGGELYSEQLFSTEGFSSLYSLLYHNYAPTMIKSVDKPYSVEPKLAAPRQMLHRSFDGFDIASENDFLKSRKPVLVNSDVHISLAAPKSSTTDYFMKNGDADELIFVHVGSGTLKTMYGNIDFEYGDYLIIPRGTIYQIYFNDSNNRLLIAESFSPIVPPKRYLNEAGQLLEHAPYYERDIKVPKELETHDEKGDFLIYIRKKGMMYPYHYLYHPFDVIGWDGYNYPWGFSIHNFEPITGRIHQPPPVHQTFEGRNFVVCSFCPRLFDYHPLSIPAPYNHSNVDSDEILYYVDGDFMSRKHVTKGMITIHPGGIPHGPHPGTVEKSIGAKETKELAVMIDTFHPLQLTEEAVKIEDKSYHLSWLNDKDRDELMIP, encoded by the coding sequence ATGCCATATTATCACAAATTAGGAAGCATTCCTCCAAAAAGACACACCCAATTTAGAAAACCCGGGGGTGAACTATATTCTGAACAGTTGTTTTCCACCGAAGGCTTTTCAAGTCTTTATTCATTGCTGTATCACAATTATGCACCTACCATGATTAAATCGGTAGACAAGCCTTATTCCGTTGAGCCAAAACTAGCGGCCCCAAGGCAAATGCTTCACCGGAGCTTTGATGGGTTTGACATTGCATCCGAAAATGATTTCTTAAAAAGCAGGAAACCCGTACTTGTAAATAGTGACGTTCACATTTCTCTCGCTGCACCTAAAAGTTCGACCACAGATTATTTCATGAAAAACGGAGACGCCGATGAGCTGATATTCGTTCACGTTGGTTCCGGCACGCTTAAAACAATGTATGGCAATATTGATTTCGAATATGGCGATTACTTAATTATTCCGCGTGGAACTATTTACCAGATTTATTTTAATGATTCAAACAATCGCTTACTTATTGCCGAGTCTTTTAGCCCTATTGTTCCTCCAAAAAGATATTTAAATGAAGCAGGACAATTGCTGGAGCATGCTCCGTATTATGAACGGGATATAAAAGTTCCTAAAGAATTGGAAACTCACGATGAAAAAGGCGATTTCCTCATCTACATCCGAAAGAAAGGCATGATGTATCCCTACCATTATTTGTATCATCCGTTCGATGTAATTGGTTGGGACGGCTATAATTATCCATGGGGATTTTCAATCCATAATTTTGAACCTATCACTGGCCGTATTCATCAGCCGCCGCCTGTTCACCAGACATTTGAAGGCAGGAACTTCGTGGTCTGTTCTTTTTGCCCCAGGTTGTTTGATTATCATCCGTTATCAATCCCCGCCCCATATAACCACAGCAACGTGGACAGTGATGAAATTTTATATTACGTAGACGGTGATTTTATGAGCAGAAAGCATGTAACAAAAGGAATGATCACTATTCACCCGGGAGGTATTCCGCACGGACCTCACCCGGGTACCGTTGAAAAAAGTATTGGGGCAAAGGAGACTAAAGAATTAGCCGTAATGATTGATACCTTTCACCCGCTCCAGCTAACAGAAGAGGCCGTGAAGATCGAAGATAAGAGTTATCACCTTTCCTGGCTTAACGATAAGGACCGCGACGAATTGATGATACCCTGA
- the arfB gene encoding aminoacyl-tRNA hydrolase, protein MAFNVSILHPELDFKTARSGGKGGQNVNKVETKVELYFNVKNTSSLTDDQKNLILQKLKNRINSEGRLMISCQTARSQFANKKKAIQRFDELLTKALEKKKKRIPTALTAAQKAKRLQLKKRHSEKKEMRKGSFD, encoded by the coding sequence ATGGCATTCAATGTCTCCATTCTACATCCTGAGCTTGACTTTAAAACTGCCAGAAGTGGTGGTAAAGGCGGTCAGAACGTAAATAAGGTAGAGACAAAGGTGGAACTATATTTCAATGTAAAGAATACCTCTTCACTCACTGATGATCAGAAGAATCTTATACTTCAAAAACTGAAAAACCGGATCAACTCAGAAGGGCGATTGATGATATCCTGCCAAACAGCAAGGTCACAATTTGCAAATAAGAAAAAAGCGATCCAGCGTTTTGATGAATTGCTTACAAAAGCGCTTGAGAAAAAGAAGAAGCGCATACCAACTGCACTTACGGCAGCTCAAAAAGCAAAACGATTACAGCTAAAGAAAAGACATTCAGAAAAGAAAGAAATGAGAAAAGGTAGTTTTGATTAG
- the rplU gene encoding 50S ribosomal protein L21, whose product MYAIVDIAGQQFKVEAGKEIFVHRLQGNSGDKVEFGNILLQIDNGSILKTDAPKVSATIVEHLKGDKVIAFKKKRRKGYKKKIGHRQYLTKIKIEAIA is encoded by the coding sequence ATGTACGCAATTGTAGATATTGCAGGTCAGCAATTTAAGGTGGAGGCAGGGAAAGAAATTTTTGTGCATCGTTTACAGGGAAATTCCGGCGACAAAGTGGAATTCGGTAACATACTTCTGCAAATTGATAACGGCTCCATCTTAAAAACGGATGCTCCCAAGGTTTCAGCAACCATTGTTGAGCACCTGAAAGGGGATAAGGTAATTGCATTTAAAAAGAAGCGCAGAAAGGGATACAAAAAGAAGATTGGCCATCGCCAGTACCTGACTAAAATTAAGATTGAAGCAATTGCATAA
- the rpmA gene encoding 50S ribosomal protein L27, whose translation MAHKKGEGSSKNGRDSHAQRLGIKIFGGQAAIPGNIIVRQRGTKFYPGNGVGMGKDHTIFAMETGIVQFQRKRGERNYISIIPGKDLTVVDPPSPS comes from the coding sequence ATGGCTCATAAAAAAGGCGAAGGCAGCTCTAAAAACGGCCGTGATTCGCATGCACAGCGGTTGGGTATAAAAATTTTTGGTGGACAGGCGGCAATTCCGGGAAACATCATTGTTCGACAGCGCGGAACAAAATTTTATCCCGGCAATGGAGTAGGAATGGGTAAAGACCACACCATCTTTGCTATGGAAACAGGTATAGTACAGTTCCAAAGAAAACGGGGGGAAAGAAATTATATCAGCATAATTCCAGGCAAAGATCTCACGGTAGTAGATCCTCCCTCACCTTCTTAA
- a CDS encoding AI-2E family transporter, producing MKNSYSKSDPVRILIGIAAFMIVVAGIRSVAPIINQLLLAIIIALTLSPLITWLMSKGRSHTTSVIITVLVAVIGGLALAGMFGVALAGLIKQLPQYTSQFTELKASFEQYLNDMRIDSSIVMGAAPDPSEIVNISTQILSSISSALGTTLIVLVIAALMLAEAPQLTQTLVSLSPGATNFMQKAYKIRTEVMRYLSMLGLMNLMIAAGNTIVFFILGVDYAIVWGVLSFFLAFVPYVGFILYAVAPMLVLLIEAGWIKAIILIGLLFAINFVVDNVIKPIFMKGGFNISFLVIMLSFIFWGYIFGAIGFILAVPLTMTAKILLLDEEPDVDVRLPGEEDYDSRKVGNV from the coding sequence TTGAAAAATTCTTACTCCAAGTCTGACCCGGTGCGCATTCTTATTGGGATTGCAGCCTTTATGATTGTAGTCGCTGGCATTCGTTCGGTGGCTCCAATTATCAATCAGCTTCTGCTTGCAATAATTATAGCACTCACTTTAAGTCCGTTAATAACATGGCTTATGTCGAAAGGCCGATCTCATACAACTTCAGTTATCATTACTGTTTTGGTTGCTGTAATCGGGGGCTTGGCCCTGGCGGGTATGTTTGGTGTAGCATTGGCTGGATTAATTAAACAGTTACCTCAGTATACCAGCCAGTTTACAGAGTTGAAAGCAAGTTTTGAACAGTATCTTAATGATATGCGAATTGATTCAAGCATCGTTATGGGGGCTGCTCCCGACCCTTCAGAAATTGTTAATATCAGCACTCAAATCCTGAGTTCTATCAGCTCTGCCCTTGGTACTACCTTAATTGTCTTGGTGATTGCTGCTTTAATGCTGGCTGAAGCGCCACAGCTTACCCAAACTTTGGTAAGCCTTAGCCCGGGTGCTACCAATTTTATGCAAAAAGCGTATAAGATCAGGACTGAAGTGATGCGCTATCTTTCCATGCTTGGGCTTATGAACTTAATGATAGCAGCAGGTAACACTATAGTCTTTTTTATACTTGGGGTAGATTATGCAATAGTTTGGGGTGTTTTATCCTTCTTTCTTGCTTTTGTTCCTTATGTAGGATTTATTTTATATGCCGTGGCACCCATGTTGGTATTATTAATAGAAGCAGGCTGGATTAAAGCAATCATACTAATAGGGTTACTGTTTGCAATAAATTTTGTAGTGGATAATGTGATTAAGCCGATTTTTATGAAGGGAGGATTCAATATTTCCTTTCTGGTCATTATGCTCTCTTTTATTTTCTGGGGATATATATTCGGCGCAATCGGTTTTATTCTCGCAGTGCCGTTAACCATGACGGCTAAAATACTTTTGCTCGATGAAGAGCCCGATGTAGATGTAAGATTACCTGGTGAAGAAGATTATGACTCACGAAAAGTTGGGAATGTATAA
- a CDS encoding T9SS type A sorting domain-containing protein encodes MNLQNFKKQTGLLMGSILLLSSNSFSQSPGELDPSFSSDGIVTTTVGTSNEQAYDIAITADNKIVAVGQTWNGNNNDMIVIRYNADGTLDNSFSGDGIVVTPVGAGNDYSEGVALQADGKIVVCGETEQGTELDVIVLRYNTDGTLDQTFDADGKKIVDYGPGDDIGRDVKIQVDGKIIICGTTFNGSNSDLLVARFNTNGSPDVSFNTTGYVKKPIGPGNDAVFQLEIQPDGKIAAGGYISTASAGDPDVLLIRLNANGTMDNTFDGDGISITQWGGVSANAGSAYCLELQSDGKIVMGGRIEVPPLGTYSGRMVVARYNSNGTFDQSFANNGIFDISISTTGVNVSETINDIAIQADGKIVATASSYYGMPPASFLLLRITTNGTLDNSFGGGDGYVFTDIGNDNLEDLATVVKIQPDGKIIQGGYTFNGSNNDVAIVRYLAEGSGPANCFSAPLWLFADNIGSTKATVHWDPLTGANKYKVQYRVSGTKTWSSVNATTNEKTLKNLTASTTYEYRVKGICANGSSPWSNTSTFTTSALRMDALSSNPEELTVSIYPNPASDVLNISVNKEISNGTIIIHDINGRTMLSQMIMNNNQVDVSTLSPGVYIVEVRAENLLSTFHKIIVN; translated from the coding sequence ATGAACTTACAAAATTTTAAAAAACAAACAGGACTTCTGATGGGCAGCATTTTGCTGTTATCATCTAACTCCTTTTCACAGTCACCAGGTGAGCTCGATCCATCGTTCAGCAGTGATGGCATCGTTACCACGACTGTTGGTACTTCCAATGAACAGGCTTACGATATAGCCATTACCGCTGATAATAAAATTGTAGCCGTAGGCCAAACCTGGAATGGCAACAACAATGATATGATCGTGATTCGATACAATGCAGATGGTACCCTTGATAATAGTTTCAGTGGTGATGGCATTGTTGTTACGCCTGTTGGTGCAGGAAACGATTACAGTGAAGGAGTTGCTTTACAAGCCGACGGAAAAATTGTTGTATGTGGTGAAACCGAGCAAGGCACCGAGCTTGATGTAATTGTGCTGCGGTATAATACTGATGGCACTCTTGACCAGACTTTTGATGCTGACGGAAAAAAAATAGTGGACTACGGTCCCGGCGATGACATAGGGCGTGATGTGAAAATACAAGTTGATGGCAAGATTATTATATGCGGAACCACCTTTAATGGCAGCAATAGCGATTTATTGGTTGCACGATTTAATACCAATGGTTCGCCTGATGTAAGTTTTAATACAACAGGATATGTTAAAAAACCAATCGGTCCTGGTAATGACGCTGTGTTTCAATTAGAGATTCAGCCTGATGGCAAAATTGCAGCTGGCGGGTATATTTCCACAGCATCTGCGGGTGATCCTGATGTTTTATTAATACGTCTGAATGCAAATGGAACGATGGATAACACCTTTGATGGTGATGGTATTTCCATTACCCAATGGGGAGGCGTTTCTGCAAACGCGGGCAGTGCCTATTGCCTCGAATTACAAAGCGATGGTAAGATAGTAATGGGAGGTCGTATTGAAGTACCCCCCCTTGGTACTTATTCAGGCAGAATGGTAGTTGCGCGTTATAACAGCAATGGAACATTCGATCAAAGTTTTGCAAATAATGGAATTTTTGATATATCCATTTCAACCACTGGCGTTAATGTAAGTGAAACTATAAACGACATTGCTATTCAGGCCGATGGAAAAATTGTTGCTACTGCATCATCATACTATGGAATGCCACCAGCATCTTTTCTTCTTTTAAGAATTACTACGAACGGAACATTAGATAACTCTTTTGGTGGAGGTGATGGATATGTCTTTACGGATATAGGAAACGATAATCTGGAAGATCTTGCCACTGTTGTAAAGATTCAACCCGATGGAAAAATTATACAGGGTGGATATACTTTCAATGGAAGCAATAATGATGTAGCTATTGTAAGATATTTAGCTGAAGGATCGGGTCCTGCTAATTGCTTTTCTGCACCGCTCTGGTTATTTGCTGATAACATTGGGAGCACAAAAGCAACAGTTCACTGGGATCCTTTAACAGGTGCTAATAAATACAAAGTGCAGTACCGTGTTTCTGGAACAAAAACCTGGTCATCTGTAAATGCAACAACTAATGAAAAAACACTGAAAAACCTGACGGCTTCGACCACTTATGAATACCGTGTTAAAGGTATTTGTGCTAATGGTTCCAGTCCATGGAGCAATACGTCAACCTTTACAACATCCGCTTTACGGATGGATGCTCTTTCTTCCAATCCTGAAGAATTAACTGTGAGCATATATCCCAACCCGGCCTCCGATGTTCTGAATATTTCTGTCAACAAGGAAATATCAAACGGAACCATTATTATTCATGATATAAATGGAAGAACCATGTTATCTCAAATGATAATGAATAATAACCAGGTGGATGTCAGTACACTTTCACCAGGAGTTTATATTGTAGAAGTCAGGGCCGAAAATCTTTTAAGTACATTTCATAAAATAATAGTGAACTAG
- a CDS encoding YqcI/YcgG family protein, producing MESNAIIEEYLSFLHYKEYPCIGAKAALSKEQIRYMVADNMACPKDDTSILKFLYEFIDEYRNSEQIYYSAAILFKDPEINNEEKFDELLWQRLQALGDLDIQNYSYDTRVSADPNSPDFSFSLKEEAFFIAGLHPASSRPARRFNYPAMVFNPHAQFEKMRETDLYEKVKNIIRHRDISYSGSINPMMNDYGDSSEASQYSGRNYDGTWKCPLRTRNVK from the coding sequence ATGGAATCGAATGCTATCATTGAGGAATATTTATCTTTTCTGCACTATAAGGAATATCCGTGCATAGGCGCTAAAGCAGCGCTTTCAAAGGAACAAATACGTTATATGGTTGCCGATAATATGGCTTGCCCGAAAGATGATACCTCCATTTTAAAATTTCTTTATGAATTTATTGATGAATACCGGAATTCTGAACAGATATATTATAGTGCAGCTATCCTGTTTAAAGATCCGGAAATAAACAATGAAGAAAAGTTCGATGAATTATTATGGCAACGGCTTCAGGCATTAGGCGATCTTGATATACAAAATTATTCTTACGACACCCGGGTAAGCGCAGACCCGAATTCCCCTGATTTTAGCTTTAGCCTGAAAGAAGAAGCATTTTTTATTGCAGGCTTACATCCTGCGAGCAGCAGGCCGGCGCGCCGGTTTAATTACCCGGCTATGGTATTTAATCCCCATGCACAATTTGAAAAAATGCGGGAAACAGATCTCTATGAAAAGGTGAAGAATATTATTCGCCACCGTGATATATCTTATTCAGGATCTATAAATCCAATGATGAATGACTATGGTGACTCATCTGAAGCGTCTCAATACAGCGGCCGCAATTACGATGGTACGTGGAAGTGTCCTCTTCGGACGCGCAACGTTAAATAA
- a CDS encoding LysE family transporter has protein sequence MKLTRLFFAGMTISFLGTLPLGTINLIILQLAITDGYNVSILFAFAFLLVEMLYVRISLVAMDFIMKQKRILKMMEWITFFIVIALAISSFIAAAKNDAHAKNVLLNHPSHPFLLGLFISAINPIPLPFWFGWSTILFTKKILLPKNNYYNIYTIAIGLGTLIGSCIFVFGGQLIAVKFGANQKIMNWTIGFIFAITAIIQLWRTIKPESAATTRKSLVEPETKK, from the coding sequence ATGAAGCTTACAAGGTTATTTTTTGCAGGGATGACCATCAGCTTTTTAGGTACGTTGCCTTTAGGAACCATCAACCTGATCATTTTGCAATTAGCCATCACTGATGGATACAATGTTTCAATATTATTTGCATTTGCCTTTTTACTGGTGGAAATGCTTTATGTAAGGATTTCTTTAGTGGCGATGGATTTCATCATGAAGCAAAAACGCATTTTAAAGATGATGGAATGGATAACATTTTTTATAGTTATAGCACTTGCCATTTCATCTTTTATAGCTGCAGCAAAAAATGATGCACATGCAAAAAATGTATTGTTAAATCATCCGTCTCATCCCTTCCTGCTGGGATTATTTATAAGCGCCATTAACCCTATACCCCTCCCCTTTTGGTTTGGCTGGAGTACGATCTTATTTACAAAAAAAATATTATTACCAAAGAACAATTATTATAATATCTACACAATTGCAATAGGCTTGGGAACGCTTATAGGCAGCTGCATATTTGTCTTTGGAGGGCAGCTGATTGCAGTGAAATTCGGTGCCAATCAAAAAATTATGAATTGGACTATCGGCTTCATTTTCGCCATTACGGCTATTATTCAGTTATGGAGGACCATTAAGCCTGAATCTGCTGCTACAACCCGAAAAAGTTTAGTGGAGCCGGAAACGAAAAAATAG